Below is a window of Veillonella rodentium DNA.
GATAACCTTTTCCATGTATGCATCGGGACATGTATAGGGTGCATGAGGTCCCAGTAAAACCTTGATACGATTATTATCGAATCCGTTCCAAGTGCGATATAAATCCGTATTTTCCGCCAATGCCTGGTCTGCTGTCGGAGAAACACCGGCAAGCCCGCGAGACAGTACGGAACGTATCCCCGTTTCCTTCACCACCTCCGCAGTCGTATTCATAAAGAAATACATATCGCTGAAAGTAGTCGTGCCGGATCGTAACATTTCCGCTATGCCCAGCTGTGTGCCGCAACGCACATAATCATCGTTTAATTTGGCCTCTGTCGGCCAGATTGCATTTTCCAGCCAGTCCATCAATTCCAAATCATCCGCGTAATTCCTAAACAGCCCCATCGCAATATGAGTATGAGTATTTACAAGGCCAGGTGCGGCCAACTGCCCCTTCCCATCCAGAGTTTCCTTCGCATTTGCTTTCACGCTTGAGGCTTCATCATCGGTTAGAATTGATGTGATATAGCCATTTTCAATTTCAATGGCGTGATTTTTAAGAACCCCCTCATCGGTGAGGATGTCCACATGGGTAATTAATAAATCGGACATAATATCTCCTTTAAGTTAACATTGCAACATAAGCCTTTTCTAAGCATTTACAGATTTCGCTCTAGCAGAACTAAATCTATCAATTCACCTTTGTCAAATAATCGATTTGCTCCTGTGTTAACGTGTCCAAATTATATCCCATGGAATATAATTTGATTTTTGCAACTTCCCTATCCAGTTCATGAGGTAATACGTACACTTTTGCTTCCATATTGGCACCGTTATGCAAAATATGTTCCGCTGCCAATGCCTGCATAGCGAAAGATAAATCCATAATTTCAGCAGGATGACCATCTCCGGCCGCAAGGTTTACGAGTCGACCTTCAGCTAATACATATAGTTTGCGACCGTCAGACATCGTATATCCTTCAATATTTTGACGTACACGTTCATGACTTACAGCAACCTCCGTGAGATCCTTTACATTCACTTCGCAATCAAAGTGACCTGCGTTACACATGATAGCCCGATCTTTCATCACTTCATAATGTTCTTTTACGATAACATCTTTACAGCCTGTTACGGTACAGAAAATATCCCCCACCTTGGCGGCCTCAATCATAGGCAATACGGTAAAACCGTCGAATACAGCTTCAATCGCCTTGATTGGATCCACTTCGGTTACGTATACATGGGCACCGAGTCCCTTGGCACGCATGGCAACACCCTTGCCGCACCATCCATATCCGGCAACGACGACATTTTTGCCCGTTACGGTAAGATTCGTCGTACGCATGATGCCGTCCCATACGGATTGTCCCGTACCATAGCGATTATCAAAAAGATATTTACAATTCGAATCATTGACGGCAATCATAGGGAACGTCAACTGTTTTGCATGTTCCAATGCATATAGACGATGTACACCTGTCGTTGTTTCCTCACTGCCGCCTATGAGACGTTCCTTTGCATCCTGGCGCGAAGTATGTAATAAATTTACAAGATCTCCACCGTCATCGATAATAATATGAGGTTTGTGATCAAGTGCCTTATGAAGGAAATTGAAATATTCTTCATCCGTACAATCATACCAGGCGTATACGGTAATTCCCATGTCTACGAGCCCTGCCGCCACATCATCCTGAGTGGATAACGGATTAGAACCTGTTACGATAACATCGGCACCGCCTCGTTTTAATACGGTTGCAAGATATGCGGTTTTAGCCTCTAAATGAATACTTACCACGATGGTTTGTCCTTTGAAAGTCTGTTCTTTCTCAAAACGATCGCCCAATGTATTCAATGTAGGCATAAAATTGGAAACCCATTCAATCTTCTTGCGTCCTTCAGGAGCAAGATTAATATCTTTGATCAACGACTGCATAATATCTACCTCTATAAAATTTCTTATATAAATCTATGAAAAAACGAATACAATTATTTGTTATGTACAATATGGCGCAATTTACCGATAGATTCCTCAAAGTCAGGTGTAAGAACGCCTTCTTCCGTGATGATGGCCGTAACCAATTCATGGGGGGTCACATCAAAAGCGGGATTGAGTACATCTATGCCTTCCGGTGCAGTTTGTACGCCGTGGAATGATGTAACTTCATAATCATCTCGCATTTCAATGGGAATGTAACTACCATTTTTTAAGGTAAAATCAAATGTACTGTACGATGCAGCCACATAGAACGGAATATTATGGAATTTAGCGAGAACAGCCAATCCATAAGTGCCGATCTTATTCGCTACATCGCCTTTTGTGGTAATACGGTCCGCACCGACAATTACGGCATCAATTAATCCTTGTTGCATAGCATAAGCCGCCATATTATCCGTCTCCAATGTAACGGGAATACCGTCTTCATATAATTCAAAGGCTGTGAGACGTGCCCCTTGAAGTAACGGACGCGTTTCGTCCGCATAAACGCGTTCCAACTGACTTTTTTCATGTAGTTTGCGAATGACACCCAATGCCGTACCTACTCCGCCTGTAGCTAATGCCCCCGCATTGCAATGCGTCAGAATACGTAAATTGCGCTGCCCTTCAAATAAAGAGGCCCCGGCCTCGGCCATACGTCTGTTAAGTCCTACATCTTCTTTATGAATCAATTCGGCTTCTGCTGTAATAATTTTTATAATGTGCTCCATGTCAGATGAAGTTTTAGCCTCAGCTTTCACCAGGTTTACAATGCGCTCTACGGCCCATGCCAAATTAATGGCGGTAGGACGTGTTTCCTTAAGATTTTCACTAAAGTCATAAAAAGTAACTAACTGCTCGTTAAACGGAGCATCAAGTCTTGCTGCCTCCATAGCCGCCAAAATAAGTCCATAGCCGGCAGCAACGCCGATAGCCGGAGCCCCGCGAACACGAAGCATTTTAATCGCCTCTGCCACCTGACGCCAGTCGGTGCAGTTAATATATGAAATCTCTGTAGGTAATTTCGTCTGATCCAATAAGATTAAAGTAGACTCTTGCCACTCAATATTATTCATAGATCCCCCTTTGTACGGTTCAGAACCTTATTATAATTTAAAGCCGCCGTATTCATGCATACGATTATGTGCATCATAGCGGGCATCCACATCGATAACATCAATGGCACCCAGAATAAGAGATTTAAGTTGTGATGCCATATTCGCCATCATTTCAACCACTTCTCCATGCGTTAAGACATCTTCGGAAATTCCTGCTGCATAATTTGTAATCATAGAAATTGTGGAATATGCTATTTCCGCCTCATTTGCGAGATTTACTTCAGGTATATTTGTCATACCTACCGTATCGCCACCAAGCATGTGGAACATCTTAATTTCGGCCGGCGTTTCAAATCGCGGGCCCTCTGTGCATACATAGGTCCCGCCGTTATGAATAGATAAGCCTTGTTCTGTGCCGACCTTTTCCAGAATGTCCCGCAATTCCGGACAATATGGATTAGTTACATCCAGATGAGCCACCGGACGATCACCACCTTCATAAAATGTGGTGATGCGGTTTTTGGTAAAATCTAAGAATTGGTCCGTTAATACAAAATGACCGGGTTTAAAGTTTTCGTTTAATGAACCTACTGCGGTCGTAGAAATGATAAAGGTAACACCTAATTTTTTTAAACCCCAAATATTAGCACGATAATTTATCTTGTGCGGAGGAATCGTATGATCTTTACCATGTCGGGCCACAAAAATAACGGTCTTTCCGTGGTATGTACCTTGTACATAATCAATTTCACCATATGGTGTCATTAATGATTCTTCATGAATATTTTCAAAGATAGATGGATCGTATACACCGGTACCGCCGATTACACCAATTGCACTCATAGTAACCTCCTGTAATTAATACATGTTCGTCTTTATTGTCTCACAGAATAGAAAAAGAGGCTATACCAAAAGCCTATAGCCTCTATATTTTATAATCATCTTTACAGGTCTTATTGTATAAGACCTTTCGAGCTGAACATCTCTTTCAGTTCCTCACGGCTGAAATGATATTTTTCATTACAGTAATGACATACAAGTTCTGTCGTTTCGTCTTCTAGAAGAGCCTTTTTATCTTCTTCACGTAATGTCATAAGAACACCGGCAAAACGATCTCGACCGCAACGACATTGAAAATGAATCGGTTCATTATATACTTCATTAACAGTCAGTCCGTCGAGCACTCGTTCTACAAGGCCTGTACCATCCGGATGAGCCTTTAAATATTCAGTTACAGGGCCTAATTCGTTGATGTTTTTTTCTACCTGTGCTAATGCCGTATCCGTTGCATCCGGTAAAGCCTGTACGATAAATCCGCCGGCTACAACCGTGTGATAATCAGGGTCAACCAATACACCAAGACTGATAGTTGACGGCACCTGTTCAGAGGCATACAAATAATAAGCCAAATCCTCCGCCACCTCACCACTTTGGATAGGACTGGCGGATGTATAATCCTGTGCAAGCTGTGTGAAACGAGTCACCTGCACTTCGCCATTATGACCAACCGCCGCACCTACATCAAGCTTTCCTTCATATTTAAGCGGTACATCCACATGTGGTTCATCTACGTAGCCGCGCACCGTGTTATCCGAAAAAGCATCCACATGGACAACGCCAAGAGGCCCATCACCTTTAATGCGAAGACTTACATTTTCATGGTTCTTGAAGTCTCCGGCTAACAGAATGGCCCCTGTTATGGCACGACCTAATGCAGCCGTCGCAACCGGCCATAAATCATGACGTATGCGTGCCGTTTCAACCGTATCCGTTGTAACGGCCAATGACATACGGACCCCTTCACGAGTGGTAAAACGTTTTATATAATCCATTCCAGTATTTCCTGCACATTCTATTAGATTTGATCAATAAGGTTAACCATTTCGATAGCGCCCATAGCACAATCATATCCTTTATTACCCGCCTTGGTACCGGCACGTTCGATAGCTTGTTCAATATTTTCTGTCGTAACGACACCGAACATTACAGGAATACCTGTTTCCAGAGAAACATGAGCAATGCCCTTTGCCACTTCATTACATACATAATCATAATGGCTTGTAGCACCGCGGATAACGGCGCCTACACAAATTACGGCATCATAACGTCCGGACAAAGCCGCTTTTTTAGCAATTAACGGAATTTCATAAGCACCGGGAACCCAAATTACAGTGATATCTTCCTGTTTTACATCATGACGTAATAAGCAGTCCTCTGCACCGCCGATCAACTTTGTCGTAATAAATTCGTTAAAACGGGAACCGATAATAGCAAATTTTTTACCGGCACCTAATAAATTACCTTCTTGAACCATCATGTTATATCCTCCTGTATTTTTTCAAAAGAATTTTTATTATACGAATAGTGTTGAAGCCGATATGAGTTAATTCTCTAACATATGACCCATTTTCTCTTCTTTTGTTTTTAAATAGCCTGCATTAAATTTATTCGCGGCAATGATGAGCGGCACTCGACTATTTACATCGATCCCCCAATGCTCCAGTCCATGGCGTTTTTCCGGATTATTCGTCAACAGACGAATGCTCTTGATGCCCAAGAAACGGATGATTTGAGCCGCCAATGAATATTCGCGCATATCTGCAGGAAAACCTAATTGCTCATTAGCCTCCACCGTATCAAGACCTTGCTCCTGTAATGCATAGGCCTTAATCTTATTGGTTAATCCTATACCACGGCCTTCCTGTCGCATATAGACAACTACGCCTTTGCCTTCTTTCTCAATGGCACGTAATGAGTGATCTAGTTGCTCACCACAATCACAGCGTTTTGAACCGAATACGTCACCCGTCAGACACTCTGAGTGAATACGTACGAGAACGTCATCACAGTTCTGTACATCGCCCTTAACGATTGCCAAATGTTCTTTGTGATCTAATTCATTCTTAAATACAAAGATATTGAAATCACCGAATTTTGTGGGCAATTTGGAGCAAGCTCCAAGTTCTATCATATCTTCATGTTGCTTACGATATTCGATAAGTTCTGCAACGGATGCGATTTTAAGATCATGTTTCTTTGCAAATGACAACAAATCCGGCAAGCGGGCCATATCACCGTCATCCTTTGTTATTTCACAGATAACGGCTGCCTCCTGTAGCCCGGCCAGGCGGCAAAGATCAATAGATGCCTCTGTATGGCCTTGACGAACTAAAACGCCTCCCTCTCTGTAGACAAGCGGGAACACATGTCCAGGTCGACGGAAATCTTCCGGTTTGGCATTCGGGTCTAACAATTTTTGAATCGTATACGCCCGTTCCGCCGGCGATACGCCCGTTGTGGTATCTACATGATCCACGGTCACTGTGAAAGCCGTCTCGTGATTATCCGTATTTTTAGATACCATCGCAGGAATGCCAAGCTTCTCAAGAGCTTCGCGACGCATCGGCGTACACACGATGCCGCGTGCATATTTGACCATGAAGTTAATATTTTCCTGACTGGCAAATTCAGCGGCGATGATGAGGTCGCCTTCATTTTCGCGGCTTTCATCATCAACGATGATAACAGGTTTACCGACCTTTAGGTCCTGTAAAACCTCCTCAATAGAATGTAATTGTTCACTCATGGGAACACTCTCCTTATTACTTATATAAATCCATTCTCTACCAGGAGGGAATGCATTGATTTTTCTTCTTTATCTTCAGTCGGTTCAACACCGATATTCATAAAATGACGTATATAACGTCCCGCAATATCCGTTTCCAGGTTCACCTCCGTACCGATATGAGCAGTACCTAGTATAGTTTCACTCAATGTATGAGGGATAATGGATACGGAAAAATTACTGTCTGTACGTCGCATAACGGTAAGGCTGATGCCATCTATAGTAATAGAACCTTTATAAATGACATAATCCATAACGGATGTCGGTGCATCAATAGTAAAAATTACGGCATTGTCCGTTTGCTCACGGTTGATAATACGTCCTGTCCCGTCCACATGACCGGCCACAATATGTCCACCGAACCTACCGTTTGCCGGCATGGCACGTTCCAGATTGACCGGTTGATGAACCTTCAGATTTGTAAACGTCGTCATCTTAATCGATTCGGGCATAACATCAGCGGTGAACACGTCATCTCCGATTGTTCTAGCCGTCAGGCATACCCCGTTGACCGCTACGGAATCGCCTATTTTCAAATCATCAAAGATCTTTTTACCCCGTATTGTTATGGCTAAGGATTTAGGGCCTTTTTTTATGTTTTCAACACGTCCGATTTCTTCAACGATTCCCGTGAACATAAGCGCCCCTCCTTCCCTGACGATACGCCTCGATACGAATATTATTATCAATCACCGTCGATTTCGTGAAAGTTAACCGAGGTGAACCGTCTAAACTTTCAAAACCTCTGCCGCCTACAGCCGGTGTCGCATCGGTGCCACCGATAATCGTATCACCGATATAGGTAACAATCTTATCAAAGTTCTTCGTTTCTACAAAGGAACTGATGATGGCGGAGCCCCCTTCGACTAAAAGAGATGTATATCCTAAATTGCCCAGTTTTGTGAGAACATCATCAATAGATAATTTCTTTATATCGATGAGAATATCCGTTTTATGACTCTTACGTGTAGATGTGGTCTCTATAACCGTAATAATCGCCCCTGCATTTTCAAGGGCCTTAATGCGTTCCTTAGGACAACCGTCAGATACGAAAATATGCACCGACCGCTCCTTCACATCAAAAATACGACTTGTAACAGGCGTCCTACCCAAACTGTCCAGAACGATAACATCCGGTTGATGGACCGGAATGGGACTATTGAGAATATCATTATCCAGCAAGGCATTACCTAATTCTTCATCACTAAGACGACAGTTCAGCTGCGGATCATCGGCCAATACCGTACCGATGCCGATAAGCATCGCATCATGTGTGGCTCGCAATACGTGACCGTCACGCCGTGATGATTCATTTGTAATCCATTGAGATTGACCTGTAAAAGTGGCGATTTTACCATCTAATGACATGGCGCTCTTTAAGGTGACAAAGGGTTTACCCGTTTGAATATAAGTAAAAAAGTGCTCATTCAATTCACTGCATTCGCATAAACAAACTGGGGATACTATCTCGATACCTGCCTCTTTCAACATAGTAATCCCCTTACCTGATACGAGCGGATTCGGATCAGTACTGCCGATAACAACTCGACGTATACCGGATTCAATAATACGTAATGCACATGGAGGGGTCTTGCCGTAATGAGAACAAGGCTCCAATGTTACATATAAAGTTCCACCCTCTGCCCGATCTCCGGCTTGATCCAAAGCATGAACCTCCGCATGGGCGGTCCCCGCTTTATGGTGATACCCTTCACCTACTATTTCATTATCTTTTACAACTACGGCCCCTACCAGCGGATTGGGTGCCGTATGGCCTGCGGCCAATTTTGCCAGTGCAATGGCGCGTTTCATATATACTACGTCATCCATCACATATCACCTCAATAAAAAAAGGACTATATGCATAGTCCTTCGGGTCATCATAAATAGCACATACCTATTATGTGCTCCGTCTTTTCTCATCCAGACTCTACTGTCGGTATCGGAATTACACCGATTCATACCTATAAGGCTCGCGGACTATACCGCCGGTAAGGAATTTCACCTATCCCCAAAGACTCATCTATTTTGTTTATAAATTAATAGTAACACTTTTATAAGCCTTATGCAAGGATAAGACAATTGTAACATTTCTCACATAATTAGTATTTGAACAGGTTTAGTATAGATTATATGGTTTAATAAATCATTATTTTGATATTTATTATTATATATAGATATAGGTGATAGTATGGCAAAAAAACGTATTTCAGATGTTCTAATAGAAGTTCTTGCCGATACGGGTATAGAACGTATTTATGGTATTACAGGAGACAGTCTGAACTCTGTAAACGATAGTTTGCGTCGCAACGGTAAGATTGCGTTTGAACATGTACGCCATGAGGAAACTGCAGCCTTTGCCGCCGGTGCTGAAGCAGGATTAACGGGCAAACTCACAGTATGTGCGGGTAGCTCCGGTCCAGGAAATTTACATTTAATAAACGGTCTATTTGATTGCCATCGCAACCGTGTGCCCGTATTGGCGATTGCCTCTCACATCCCCCAGTCTGAAGTCGGTTTGAGTTACTTTCAGGAAACACACCCGGAAAATCTGTTTAAAGAGTGCTCCTGCTTCTGTGAACTGGTATCAAGTCCTAAACAAATGCCGGAAATCTTATTCCGAGCCATGAATGCGGCCGTAGGCAATCAGGATGTTGCGGTTATTGTCCTTCCTGGAGATATTGCAGTTATGGAAATGGAAGTTGATGAATTATCGGTATGGCATCATCCTAAATTACCTCATATCATCCCGCAACGAAGTGATATAGAAGAAATGGCAGCTCATCTTGAGTCCGGTAAGCGTATTACCTTATTCTGCGGTGCCGGTTGTGAAGGCGCTCATGACGAAGTTGTGGAATTGGCTAAACGTTTACAGTCCCCTGTTGTACACGCTTTCAGAGGCAAAGAATGGGTGGAATGGGACAATCCGTATGATGTAGGTATGACGGGTTTATTGGGATATACATCAGGATATCGCGCTATTGAACAATGTGATACCCTTGTCATGCTCGGCACAGATTTTCCGTATCGTCCCTTCTATCCTGAAAACGCGAAGGTTGTTCAAATCGATAGAGATTCTGGCGCCTTAGGGCGTCGTGTTCCTTTAACACAGGGAATCATAGGCAATGTGAAGGATACCTTGAAGGAGTTGTTACCACTGATTTCTCAACGTGACGACACGGAATTTATCGATACAATCCGCAAGGCATATAAAAAATTCCGCTCCGATCTTGACAGCTATGCCGTGGCAGAACCGGACGGTGTAGCTATTCACCCTCAATATTTCGTGAACCGTCTCAATACATTAGCTGCTGAGGATGCAATTTTTACCTTTGATGTGGGAACTCCTGTCATTTGGACGGCACGGCATCTGAAAACCAATGGTAAACGCCGCATTCTAGGATCCTTTAATCATGGGTCCATGGCTAATGCTATGATGCATGCCATAGGGGCGCAGAATGCCTGTCCGAATCGCCAGGTCATCTCCCTCTCCGGCGATGGTGGTTTTACGATGATGATGGGTGAAATGCTTACACTTAAACAGTTAAATCTTCCTGTGAAAGTATTTGTATTCAACAACGAGGAACTGAGCTTTATCGCTATGGAAATGAAGGCCTCCGGATATCTTGACTACGCAACGGATTTCGTAAATCCGGACTTTGGAAAACTGGCTGAAGCCGCCGGCATTAAGGGTATCAGCATTGAAAATTCCAGTGAGGTAGACGAAAAAATAAAGGAAGCACTCAACCATAACGGACCTGTTATCATCAATGTGCGCGTCGATAAACAGGAACTTGCTATGCCTCCTAAGATTGCATACCAGCAAGCTAAAGGATTCAGTAAATATTTGATTAATGCAATTCTTGACGGTCGCGGTACGGAACTCAAAGAAATGGCAAAAACAAACTGGATGAAATATAAATCCTTATATTAATGATTAACTTTACAATTTAATCCTGCAAATCTTTCAAAAGGGGCTGTAACAAAACAGCCCC
It encodes the following:
- a CDS encoding adenosylhomocysteinase — translated: MQSLIKDINLAPEGRKKIEWVSNFMPTLNTLGDRFEKEQTFKGQTIVVSIHLEAKTAYLATVLKRGGADVIVTGSNPLSTQDDVAAGLVDMGITVYAWYDCTDEEYFNFLHKALDHKPHIIIDDGGDLVNLLHTSRQDAKERLIGGSEETTTGVHRLYALEHAKQLTFPMIAVNDSNCKYLFDNRYGTGQSVWDGIMRTTNLTVTGKNVVVAGYGWCGKGVAMRAKGLGAHVYVTEVDPIKAIEAVFDGFTVLPMIEAAKVGDIFCTVTGCKDVIVKEHYEVMKDRAIMCNAGHFDCEVNVKDLTEVAVSHERVRQNIEGYTMSDGRKLYVLAEGRLVNLAAGDGHPAEIMDLSFAMQALAAEHILHNGANMEAKVYVLPHELDREVAKIKLYSMGYNLDTLTQEQIDYLTKVN
- the mtnA gene encoding S-methyl-5-thioribose-1-phosphate isomerase, coding for MNNIEWQESTLILLDQTKLPTEISYINCTDWRQVAEAIKMLRVRGAPAIGVAAGYGLILAAMEAARLDAPFNEQLVTFYDFSENLKETRPTAINLAWAVERIVNLVKAEAKTSSDMEHIIKIITAEAELIHKEDVGLNRRMAEAGASLFEGQRNLRILTHCNAGALATGGVGTALGVIRKLHEKSQLERVYADETRPLLQGARLTAFELYEDGIPVTLETDNMAAYAMQQGLIDAVIVGADRITTKGDVANKIGTYGLAVLAKFHNIPFYVAASYSTFDFTLKNGSYIPIEMRDDYEVTSFHGVQTAPEGIDVLNPAFDVTPHELVTAIITEEGVLTPDFEESIGKLRHIVHNK
- the mtnP gene encoding S-methyl-5'-thioadenosine phosphorylase codes for the protein MSAIGVIGGTGVYDPSIFENIHEESLMTPYGEIDYVQGTYHGKTVIFVARHGKDHTIPPHKINYRANIWGLKKLGVTFIISTTAVGSLNENFKPGHFVLTDQFLDFTKNRITTFYEGGDRPVAHLDVTNPYCPELRDILEKVGTEQGLSIHNGGTYVCTEGPRFETPAEIKMFHMLGGDTVGMTNIPEVNLANEAEIAYSTISMITNYAAGISEDVLTHGEVVEMMANMASQLKSLILGAIDVIDVDARYDAHNRMHEYGGFKL
- the hslO gene encoding Hsp33 family molecular chaperone HslO, translating into MDYIKRFTTREGVRMSLAVTTDTVETARIRHDLWPVATAALGRAITGAILLAGDFKNHENVSLRIKGDGPLGVVHVDAFSDNTVRGYVDEPHVDVPLKYEGKLDVGAAVGHNGEVQVTRFTQLAQDYTSASPIQSGEVAEDLAYYLYASEQVPSTISLGVLVDPDYHTVVAGGFIVQALPDATDTALAQVEKNINELGPVTEYLKAHPDGTGLVERVLDGLTVNEVYNEPIHFQCRCGRDRFAGVLMTLREEDKKALLEDETTELVCHYCNEKYHFSREELKEMFSSKGLIQ
- the ribE gene encoding 6,7-dimethyl-8-ribityllumazine synthase; amino-acid sequence: MMVQEGNLLGAGKKFAIIGSRFNEFITTKLIGGAEDCLLRHDVKQEDITVIWVPGAYEIPLIAKKAALSGRYDAVICVGAVIRGATSHYDYVCNEVAKGIAHVSLETGIPVMFGVVTTENIEQAIERAGTKAGNKGYDCAMGAIEMVNLIDQI
- a CDS encoding bifunctional 3,4-dihydroxy-2-butanone-4-phosphate synthase/GTP cyclohydrolase II; translated protein: MSEQLHSIEEVLQDLKVGKPVIIVDDESRENEGDLIIAAEFASQENINFMVKYARGIVCTPMRREALEKLGIPAMVSKNTDNHETAFTVTVDHVDTTTGVSPAERAYTIQKLLDPNAKPEDFRRPGHVFPLVYREGGVLVRQGHTEASIDLCRLAGLQEAAVICEITKDDGDMARLPDLLSFAKKHDLKIASVAELIEYRKQHEDMIELGACSKLPTKFGDFNIFVFKNELDHKEHLAIVKGDVQNCDDVLVRIHSECLTGDVFGSKRCDCGEQLDHSLRAIEKEGKGVVVYMRQEGRGIGLTNKIKAYALQEQGLDTVEANEQLGFPADMREYSLAAQIIRFLGIKSIRLLTNNPEKRHGLEHWGIDVNSRVPLIIAANKFNAGYLKTKEEKMGHMLEN
- a CDS encoding riboflavin synthase, whose protein sequence is MFTGIVEEIGRVENIKKGPKSLAITIRGKKIFDDLKIGDSVAVNGVCLTARTIGDDVFTADVMPESIKMTTFTNLKVHQPVNLERAMPANGRFGGHIVAGHVDGTGRIINREQTDNAVIFTIDAPTSVMDYVIYKGSITIDGISLTVMRRTDSNFSVSIIPHTLSETILGTAHIGTEVNLETDIAGRYIRHFMNIGVEPTEDKEEKSMHSLLVENGFI
- the ribD gene encoding bifunctional diaminohydroxyphosphoribosylaminopyrimidine deaminase/5-amino-6-(5-phosphoribosylamino)uracil reductase RibD, whose protein sequence is MMDDVVYMKRAIALAKLAAGHTAPNPLVGAVVVKDNEIVGEGYHHKAGTAHAEVHALDQAGDRAEGGTLYVTLEPCSHYGKTPPCALRIIESGIRRVVIGSTDPNPLVSGKGITMLKEAGIEIVSPVCLCECSELNEHFFTYIQTGKPFVTLKSAMSLDGKIATFTGQSQWITNESSRRDGHVLRATHDAMLIGIGTVLADDPQLNCRLSDEELGNALLDNDILNSPIPVHQPDVIVLDSLGRTPVTSRIFDVKERSVHIFVSDGCPKERIKALENAGAIITVIETTSTRKSHKTDILIDIKKLSIDDVLTKLGNLGYTSLLVEGGSAIISSFVETKNFDKIVTYIGDTIIGGTDATPAVGGRGFESLDGSPRLTFTKSTVIDNNIRIEAYRQGRRGAYVHGNR
- the poxB gene encoding ubiquinone-dependent pyruvate dehydrogenase encodes the protein MAKKRISDVLIEVLADTGIERIYGITGDSLNSVNDSLRRNGKIAFEHVRHEETAAFAAGAEAGLTGKLTVCAGSSGPGNLHLINGLFDCHRNRVPVLAIASHIPQSEVGLSYFQETHPENLFKECSCFCELVSSPKQMPEILFRAMNAAVGNQDVAVIVLPGDIAVMEMEVDELSVWHHPKLPHIIPQRSDIEEMAAHLESGKRITLFCGAGCEGAHDEVVELAKRLQSPVVHAFRGKEWVEWDNPYDVGMTGLLGYTSGYRAIEQCDTLVMLGTDFPYRPFYPENAKVVQIDRDSGALGRRVPLTQGIIGNVKDTLKELLPLISQRDDTEFIDTIRKAYKKFRSDLDSYAVAEPDGVAIHPQYFVNRLNTLAAEDAIFTFDVGTPVIWTARHLKTNGKRRILGSFNHGSMANAMMHAIGAQNACPNRQVISLSGDGGFTMMMGEMLTLKQLNLPVKVFVFNNEELSFIAMEMKASGYLDYATDFVNPDFGKLAEAAGIKGISIENSSEVDEKIKEALNHNGPVIINVRVDKQELAMPPKIAYQQAKGFSKYLINAILDGRGTELKEMAKTNWMKYKSLY